Proteins found in one Pseudomonas marvdashtae genomic segment:
- the asd gene encoding aspartate-semialdehyde dehydrogenase, with amino-acid sequence MKRVGLIGWRGMVGSVLMQRMLEEQDFDLIEPVFFTTSNVGGQGPSVGKDTGALKDAYSIEELKTLDVILTCQGGDYTSEVFPKLREAGWQGYWIDAASSLRMQDDAVIILDPVNRKVIDQQLDAGTKNYIGGNCTVSLMLMGLGGLFEAGLVEWMSAMTYQAASGAGAQNMRELIKQMGATHAAVADDLANPASAILDIDRKVAEAMRSDAYPTENFGVPLAGSLIPWIDKELPNGQSREEWKAQAETNKILGRFKSPIPVDGICVRIGAMRCHSQALTIKLNKDVPIADIEGLISQHNPWVKLVPNNRETSMQELSPTKVTGTLNVPVGRLRKLNMGSQFVGAFTVGDQLLWGAAEPLRRMLRILLER; translated from the coding sequence ATGAAACGTGTAGGTCTGATCGGTTGGCGCGGCATGGTCGGTTCCGTGCTCATGCAGCGAATGCTGGAAGAGCAGGATTTCGATCTCATTGAGCCGGTGTTTTTCACCACCTCCAATGTCGGTGGCCAAGGCCCATCCGTGGGCAAGGACACCGGTGCGCTCAAGGATGCCTACAGCATCGAAGAGCTCAAGACCCTCGACGTGATCCTGACCTGCCAGGGCGGCGACTACACCAGCGAAGTGTTCCCCAAGCTGCGTGAAGCCGGCTGGCAGGGTTACTGGATCGACGCCGCTTCCAGCCTGCGCATGCAGGACGACGCGGTGATCATCCTCGACCCGGTCAACCGCAAGGTCATCGACCAGCAGCTGGATGCGGGCACCAAGAACTATATCGGCGGCAACTGCACCGTCAGCCTGATGCTGATGGGTCTTGGCGGCCTGTTCGAAGCCGGCCTGGTGGAATGGATGAGCGCCATGACCTACCAAGCGGCGTCCGGTGCCGGCGCGCAGAACATGCGTGAGCTGATCAAGCAGATGGGCGCGACCCACGCCGCCGTCGCCGATGATCTGGCCAACCCGGCCAGTGCCATCCTCGACATCGACCGCAAGGTCGCCGAGGCGATGCGCAGCGATGCCTACCCGACCGAGAACTTCGGCGTACCGCTGGCCGGCAGCCTGATCCCCTGGATCGACAAGGAACTGCCCAACGGCCAGAGCCGTGAAGAGTGGAAGGCCCAGGCCGAAACCAACAAGATCCTGGGTCGCTTCAAGAGTCCGATCCCGGTGGACGGCATCTGCGTGCGTATCGGTGCGATGCGTTGCCACAGCCAGGCGCTGACCATCAAGCTGAACAAAGACGTGCCGATTGCCGACATCGAAGGCCTGATCAGCCAGCACAACCCTTGGGTCAAACTGGTGCCGAACAATCGTGAAACCAGCATGCAGGAGCTGAGTCCGACCAAGGTCACTGGCACTCTGAACGTGCCGGTGGGCCGTCTGCGCAAACTGAACATGGGGTCGCAATTCGTCGGTGCCTTCACCGTTGGCGATCAACTGTTGTGGGGCGCGGCCGAGCCGTTGCGTCGCATGTTGCGGATCCTGCTCGAACGTTGA
- a CDS encoding aspartate-semialdehyde dehydrogenase, producing the protein MSQSFDIAVIGATGTVGETLVQILEERDFPVGTLHLLASSESAGSSVMFRGKNVRVREVDEFDFSKVQLAFFAAGPAVTLSFAPRATAAGCALIDLSGALSPEQAPQIVPEANPKKLAGLRKPIQVSSPSASATVLAVALAPLREYLEMERISLTASLAVSAQGRAAVSELARQTAELLNARPLEPKFFDRQMAFNLLAQVGAPDEQGHTSLEKRLVGELRQVLEQPLLKISVTCIQAPVFFGDSFSVTVQSARAIDLAKINAALEAAPGIELVDAGDYPTPVGDAVGQDVVYIGRVRGGIDDPAELNMWLTSDNVRKGAALNAVQVAELLIKDLL; encoded by the coding sequence ATGAGCCAGTCCTTTGATATTGCCGTGATCGGCGCCACCGGTACTGTCGGCGAAACCCTAGTCCAGATTCTTGAAGAGCGGGATTTTCCGGTCGGCACCCTGCACCTGCTGGCCAGCAGCGAATCGGCGGGAAGCTCGGTGATGTTTCGCGGCAAAAACGTGCGGGTACGTGAGGTCGATGAATTTGATTTCAGCAAAGTCCAACTGGCGTTCTTCGCGGCCGGACCGGCGGTCACCCTGAGTTTCGCCCCGCGTGCCACGGCTGCCGGCTGTGCGCTGATAGATCTGTCCGGCGCGTTGTCGCCAGAACAGGCCCCGCAGATTGTGCCGGAGGCCAACCCGAAGAAGCTGGCTGGCCTGCGCAAGCCGATCCAAGTCAGCAGCCCCAGCGCCTCGGCGACGGTGTTGGCTGTTGCATTGGCACCGCTGCGCGAATACTTGGAGATGGAGCGCATCAGCCTGACCGCCAGCCTCGCCGTGTCCGCCCAAGGACGCGCGGCGGTGAGCGAGCTGGCGCGCCAGACCGCCGAGCTACTCAACGCTCGCCCACTTGAGCCGAAATTCTTCGATCGGCAGATGGCATTCAATCTGCTGGCCCAGGTCGGTGCTCCGGATGAACAGGGTCACACATCGCTGGAAAAACGCCTGGTGGGCGAGTTGCGCCAGGTGCTGGAACAACCTTTGTTAAAGATTTCCGTCACTTGCATTCAAGCCCCGGTGTTTTTTGGCGATAGCTTTAGCGTGACCGTGCAGTCTGCCCGTGCCATTGACCTGGCGAAGATCAACGCAGCTCTGGAAGCGGCCCCTGGCATCGAGCTGGTAGACGCGGGCGATTACCCGACCCCAGTGGGGGATGCGGTGGGGCAGGACGTGGTTTATATCGGACGCGTACGCGGCGGTATCGACGACCCGGCGGAACTAAATATGTGGCTGACGTCAGATAACGTGCGCAAGGGTGCGGCGCTCAATGCGGTGCAGGTGGCTGAGTTGTTGATAAAAGACCTGCTGTAA
- a CDS encoding FimV family protein: protein MVQVRKLVLAIAAASALSSGMAQALGLGELTLKSPPNQPLVAEIELLDVQQLTAAEVVPSLAPPEEFAKAGIDRQAFLNDLSFTPVINANGKSVLRVTSSRPMSEPMVKFLVQVMWPNGRLLRDYSVLIDPSKFSPQAADAARAKPSQAVSSPVTGATKPSQYTTTPRDTLWEIAAKVRNGGSVQQTMLAIQALNPNAFINGNINLLKTGQVLRLPDPVQSTALPQPQAIAEVAAQNAAWRQGRRGVAGNGRQQLDATKRGANEGAPAQAAGRDNLSLVSAESAKAGNKGKGAAGDAQALSDKLAVTQESLDSARRDNEELKSRMADLQSQLDKLQRLIELKNNQLATMQGEGAAVPPAGGSTPTMSAELTPGPSAQAPTPTPAPEAASEATPQATPVESTAAASDEKKYNDLLTNPILLGLIGGGALVLLLLLLLLARRRKAQQEAEKHLRMARALEEEADFSPELDLPPSSFEGIDVPPPSVKLEPKPAPAPVPKPAPLVAPVIVTPPIAAPLVAPAAEPSDDDVLPQAQSHIDRGRLNQAADLLEQGIKAEPQRSDLRLKLMEVYGQQGDRDAFVAQERQLVANGENYAQVEQLKSRFPAMAVAAGAGLAAAAVAAELDAQYVKSLLEDTPATNEELDSAFDLSLDDLETPTPAAPEPAVELDAFPADDDLDFEALLKQQTEANQADESLDDLSDFDLDLGADAPAPALADEDFLLDLDDDLKGLDTPAADTPALDDTPSDDLELPADFDLSLADEMDAQDRPKDAFESELDDVNAELDRLSDSLSQPTFTAEDALASAGDEPEDFDFLSGTNEVATKLDLAQAYIDMGDSDGARDILGEVLSEGDATQKSEAQEMLSRLA, encoded by the coding sequence ATGGTTCAAGTTCGCAAACTGGTGTTAGCAATAGCGGCCGCCTCGGCGCTGTCCTCCGGTATGGCGCAAGCGCTCGGGCTCGGGGAATTGACCCTGAAGTCGCCGCCGAACCAACCTCTTGTGGCGGAGATCGAGTTGCTCGATGTCCAGCAGCTGACGGCCGCCGAAGTCGTGCCAAGCCTGGCCCCGCCCGAAGAATTCGCCAAGGCAGGCATCGATCGCCAGGCGTTTCTCAATGACCTGAGCTTCACCCCGGTCATCAACGCCAACGGCAAGAGCGTCCTGCGGGTAACGTCCAGTCGGCCAATGTCCGAGCCCATGGTCAAGTTCCTCGTGCAAGTGATGTGGCCCAATGGCCGTTTGCTGCGCGACTACAGTGTGCTGATCGATCCTTCCAAATTCTCGCCGCAGGCCGCCGATGCCGCCAGGGCCAAGCCGTCCCAGGCGGTCTCTTCGCCAGTAACCGGCGCCACCAAGCCTTCCCAATACACCACCACGCCGCGCGACACCCTGTGGGAAATCGCCGCCAAGGTGCGCAATGGCGGGTCCGTGCAGCAGACCATGCTGGCGATCCAAGCGCTGAATCCGAACGCATTCATCAACGGCAACATCAATCTCCTCAAGACCGGCCAAGTACTGCGCCTGCCGGACCCAGTGCAAAGCACCGCGTTGCCACAACCCCAGGCCATCGCTGAAGTGGCCGCGCAGAATGCTGCCTGGCGCCAGGGGCGTCGGGGTGTGGCAGGTAACGGTCGACAGCAGTTGGACGCCACCAAGCGTGGCGCTAATGAAGGCGCCCCAGCCCAGGCGGCCGGTCGCGATAACCTGAGCCTGGTTTCCGCCGAGTCGGCGAAGGCCGGCAACAAGGGCAAAGGGGCCGCTGGCGATGCCCAGGCGCTGAGCGACAAGCTTGCGGTGACGCAGGAGAGCCTCGATTCGGCCCGCCGCGACAATGAAGAACTGAAAAGCCGCATGGCCGATCTGCAAAGCCAGCTGGACAAGCTGCAGCGCCTGATCGAGCTGAAGAACAATCAACTGGCCACGATGCAGGGCGAGGGCGCCGCTGTTCCTCCGGCCGGCGGGTCGACCCCGACGATGTCGGCAGAGTTGACCCCTGGGCCGTCGGCACAAGCGCCGACACCAACGCCAGCACCCGAAGCCGCCTCAGAGGCGACTCCGCAGGCCACTCCGGTCGAGTCGACAGCTGCTGCTTCCGATGAGAAAAAGTACAACGACCTGCTGACCAATCCGATCCTGTTGGGTCTGATCGGCGGTGGCGCGTTGGTCCTCTTGCTCCTGCTGTTGTTGCTCGCCCGTCGCCGCAAGGCCCAGCAGGAAGCTGAGAAACATCTGCGCATGGCCCGAGCCCTCGAGGAGGAGGCCGACTTCTCCCCGGAGCTCGATCTGCCCCCGAGCAGCTTCGAGGGCATTGACGTTCCACCGCCAAGCGTAAAGCTCGAGCCCAAGCCAGCCCCGGCGCCAGTACCCAAGCCAGCGCCGTTGGTTGCGCCCGTGATCGTCACGCCACCGATCGCCGCACCGCTGGTGGCACCGGCCGCCGAGCCTTCCGATGACGATGTGTTGCCCCAGGCCCAGTCTCACATCGACCGCGGTCGCTTGAATCAGGCCGCTGACCTGCTGGAGCAAGGCATCAAGGCCGAGCCCCAGCGCAGCGATCTGCGATTGAAATTGATGGAGGTCTATGGCCAGCAAGGCGACCGCGACGCCTTTGTGGCCCAGGAGCGCCAACTGGTCGCCAACGGCGAGAACTACGCGCAGGTTGAACAGCTCAAGAGCCGTTTCCCGGCCATGGCGGTCGCCGCCGGCGCAGGCTTGGCCGCTGCGGCGGTCGCCGCCGAACTGGATGCTCAATACGTCAAGTCGCTGCTGGAAGACACGCCGGCGACCAATGAAGAGCTCGACAGTGCCTTTGACTTGAGCCTGGACGATCTGGAAACACCGACCCCCGCGGCGCCGGAGCCTGCTGTCGAGCTGGACGCATTTCCAGCCGACGACGACTTGGACTTCGAGGCGCTGCTCAAGCAGCAGACCGAAGCCAATCAGGCTGACGAAAGCCTCGACGATCTGTCGGACTTCGACCTGGACCTGGGTGCCGATGCTCCGGCGCCAGCCTTGGCTGATGAAGACTTCCTGCTGGACCTGGACGACGATCTCAAAGGCTTGGACACGCCAGCCGCCGACACGCCTGCCCTGGATGACACCCCGTCCGACGATCTCGAGCTGCCAGCGGATTTCGATCTGTCCCTGGCCGACGAAATGGACGCCCAGGACCGGCCGAAAGACGCTTTCGAATCGGAGTTGGATGATGTCAACGCCGAGTTGGATCGCCTGTCCGACAGTCTGAGCCAGCCAACCTTCACCGCCGAAGATGCCTTGGCGAGTGCTGGCGATGAACCGGAAGACTTCGACTTCCTCAGCGGCACCAACGAAGTGGCAACCAAGCTCGACCTGGCCCAGGCCTACATCGATATGGGCGACAGCGACGGTGCGCGGGATATCCTCGGCGAAGTCCTCAGCGAAGGCGACGCCACGCAGAAAAGCGAAGCGCAGGAAATGCTCTCGCGCCTGGCGTGA
- the truA gene encoding tRNA pseudouridine(38-40) synthase TruA: MAADGFFRIALGVEYKGSRYRGWQRQASGVLTVQETLENALSKVADSPVSLHCAGRTDAGVHACGQVVHFDTQVERSMKAWVMGANINLPHDVSVSWAKAMPAHFHARFKAIARRYRYVIYNDQIRPAHLNEEITWNHRPLDVERMAEAAQYLVGVHDFSAFRAGQCQAKSPIKELHHLRVTRHGKMIVLDIRASAFLHHMVRNIAGVLMTIGAGERPVEWIKEVLESRIRRTGGVTAHPFGLYLVQVEYHDEFELPERYIGPHFLTGFSELDG, from the coding sequence ATGGCGGCCGACGGCTTCTTCCGGATCGCCCTGGGCGTTGAATACAAAGGCTCGCGCTATCGCGGCTGGCAGCGTCAGGCCTCCGGCGTACTGACGGTGCAGGAAACCCTTGAAAACGCGCTGTCCAAAGTCGCCGACTCGCCCGTGTCGCTGCATTGCGCCGGGCGTACCGATGCCGGCGTGCATGCCTGCGGCCAGGTGGTGCATTTCGACACCCAGGTCGAGCGCTCGATGAAAGCCTGGGTCATGGGCGCCAACATCAACTTGCCCCACGACGTCAGCGTCAGCTGGGCCAAGGCGATGCCTGCGCATTTTCACGCGCGCTTCAAGGCCATCGCCCGGCGTTATCGCTACGTGATCTACAACGACCAGATCCGTCCGGCGCACCTGAACGAAGAAATCACCTGGAACCACCGCCCGCTGGACGTCGAACGCATGGCCGAGGCCGCGCAATACCTGGTCGGTGTCCATGACTTCAGTGCCTTTCGCGCCGGCCAGTGCCAAGCCAAGTCGCCGATCAAGGAACTGCATCACCTGCGCGTGACTCGTCACGGCAAGATGATCGTGCTCGACATCCGCGCGAGCGCATTCCTGCATCACATGGTGCGCAACATTGCCGGCGTGCTGATGACCATTGGCGCGGGTGAGCGACCGGTGGAATGGATCAAGGAAGTGCTCGAGAGCCGCATCCGCCGTACCGGTGGCGTCACCGCGCACCCGTTTGGCTTGTATCTGGTGCAGGTGGAATACCACGATGAGTTCGAGCTGCCGGAACGTTACATCGGGCCACATTTCCTCACGGGCTTCTCGGAACTCGACGGCTGA
- a CDS encoding phosphoribosylanthranilate isomerase, producing MPVVRSKICGITRVEDALAAVEAGADAIGLVFYAKSPRAVTVQQARAIIRALPPFVTPVGLFVNASRCELGEILDAVPLAMLQFHGDETPDDCEGWHRPYIKALRVKAGDDISASCQAFSGASGILLDTYVEGVPGGTGEAFDWALVPRGLCKPIILAGGLTVQNVAEAIAHVRPYAVDVSGGVEQAKGIKDQAKIRAFMAAVRNSQ from the coding sequence ATGCCGGTCGTTCGCAGCAAGATTTGCGGGATCACCCGCGTCGAGGACGCGTTGGCGGCGGTCGAGGCCGGTGCGGACGCCATCGGGCTGGTGTTCTATGCCAAGAGCCCGCGAGCGGTGACGGTGCAGCAGGCGAGGGCGATCATCCGGGCGTTGCCGCCGTTCGTGACCCCTGTAGGGTTGTTCGTCAACGCCAGCCGTTGCGAGCTGGGCGAGATCCTCGATGCGGTGCCGCTGGCCATGCTGCAGTTCCATGGCGACGAGACGCCGGACGATTGCGAGGGCTGGCATCGACCCTATATCAAGGCGTTGCGGGTCAAGGCAGGCGATGACATTTCGGCCAGTTGCCAAGCCTTTTCCGGTGCCAGCGGCATCCTGCTGGACACCTACGTGGAAGGCGTTCCGGGTGGGACTGGCGAAGCGTTCGACTGGGCTTTGGTGCCTCGAGGTCTTTGCAAGCCGATCATCCTCGCCGGTGGCCTGACCGTGCAGAACGTGGCTGAGGCCATTGCCCATGTTCGCCCCTATGCGGTGGACGTCAGCGGCGGGGTGGAGCAGGCCAAGGGCATCAAGGATCAGGCAAAGATTCGCGCGTTCATGGCTGCTGTTCGCAACAGCCAGTAG
- the accD gene encoding acetyl-CoA carboxylase, carboxyltransferase subunit beta — protein sequence MSNWLVDKLIPSIMRSEVKKSSVPEGLWHKCPSCEAVLYRPELEKTLDVCPKCNHHMRIGARARIDIFLDAEGRVELGADLEPVDRLKFRDGKKYKDRLTAAQKQTGEKDALVSMSGTLLGMPVVVSAFEFSFMGGSMGAIVGERFVRAANYALENRCPMICFAASGGARMQEALISLMQMAKTSAVLARLREEGIPFISVLTDPVYGGVSASLAMLGDVIVGEPKALIGFAGPRVIEQTVREKLPEGFQRSEFLLEHGAIDMIIHRQELRPRLGNLLAQLMGLPTPKFVAAPIEPIVVPPVPAGL from the coding sequence ATGAGCAACTGGTTGGTAGACAAACTGATCCCTTCGATCATGCGTTCCGAGGTGAAGAAAAGCTCGGTGCCTGAAGGTCTGTGGCACAAATGTCCGTCCTGCGAGGCGGTGCTGTACCGTCCCGAGCTGGAAAAGACCCTGGACGTTTGCCCCAAGTGCAACCACCACATGCGCATCGGCGCGCGTGCCCGTATCGATATTTTCCTCGACGCAGAAGGTCGCGTGGAACTTGGCGCCGACCTGGAGCCGGTGGACCGCCTGAAATTCCGCGACGGCAAGAAGTACAAGGATCGCCTGACCGCTGCCCAGAAGCAGACCGGTGAAAAAGACGCTCTGGTGTCCATGAGCGGTACCTTGCTGGGCATGCCGGTGGTGGTTTCGGCTTTCGAGTTCTCCTTCATGGGCGGTTCCATGGGCGCCATCGTCGGCGAGCGCTTCGTTCGCGCCGCCAACTACGCCCTGGAAAACCGTTGCCCGATGATCTGCTTCGCCGCTTCCGGCGGTGCGCGGATGCAGGAAGCGCTGATCTCTCTGATGCAAATGGCCAAGACCTCGGCGGTGCTGGCGCGTCTGCGTGAAGAAGGCATTCCGTTCATCTCGGTGCTGACCGACCCGGTCTACGGCGGTGTTTCCGCCAGTCTGGCGATGCTGGGCGACGTGATCGTCGGCGAGCCGAAGGCGCTGATCGGCTTTGCCGGCCCGCGTGTGATCGAGCAGACCGTGCGCGAGAAGCTGCCGGAAGGCTTCCAGCGCAGTGAGTTCCTCTTGGAGCACGGCGCCATCGATATGATCATTCACCGCCAGGAACTGCGTCCGCGCCTGGGCAACCTGCTGGCGCAGCTGATGGGCCTGCCGACGCCGAAATTCGTCGCCGCACCGATCGAGCCGATCGTGGTTCCGCCAGTGCCTGCCGGGCTATGA
- the folC gene encoding bifunctional tetrahydrofolate synthase/dihydrofolate synthase produces MTQRTLGDWLAYLEQLHPSAIDMGLERSQAVASRMGLAKPAPRVITVTGTNGKGSTCAFVASLLRAQGLSVGVYSSPHLLRYNERVQVNGVEATDAQLCEAFAAVEAGRGETSLTYFEMGTLAAFWLFVRAGLDAVVLEVGLGGRLDAVNLVDADVALVTSIGVDHADYLGDTRESVAFEKAGIFRQGAPALCGDLDPPQPLLDKVRELGCPFFLRGRDFDLAMTEQHWQWRGTDAKGNPVELHDLPLLDLPMENAALALQAYSLLGLPWDAGQSIQALQATRVVGRLDRRSFDWQGKRINLLLDVGHNPHAAQYLAERLARRPVAGKRLAVFGLLSDKDLDGVVDALNASVQHWAVAPLDSPRSRPAGELKAALQRRGASVDAYGSVTDALEGQCALATAADEILLFGSFFCVAEALQWLARRSTEEAADGIAG; encoded by the coding sequence ATGACCCAACGCACCCTGGGCGACTGGCTTGCCTACCTCGAGCAGTTGCATCCATCGGCCATCGACATGGGGCTGGAGCGCTCGCAAGCGGTAGCGTCCCGCATGGGACTGGCCAAGCCGGCGCCCCGGGTCATCACGGTGACCGGCACCAACGGCAAGGGTTCGACCTGCGCCTTTGTGGCTTCGCTGCTGCGTGCCCAGGGGCTGAGCGTCGGGGTCTACAGTTCGCCGCACCTGCTGCGCTACAACGAGCGGGTACAGGTGAACGGCGTCGAGGCGACTGACGCCCAGCTGTGCGAAGCCTTTGCCGCGGTGGAAGCCGGGCGGGGCGAAACATCCCTTACCTATTTTGAGATGGGCACCCTCGCGGCGTTCTGGTTGTTCGTTCGTGCCGGCCTGGATGCTGTCGTGCTGGAAGTCGGCCTGGGCGGACGGCTGGATGCGGTCAACCTTGTCGATGCGGACGTCGCGCTGGTCACCAGCATTGGCGTGGACCATGCCGATTACCTGGGTGATACCCGTGAATCCGTGGCGTTCGAAAAAGCCGGCATCTTCCGCCAGGGCGCGCCCGCGCTCTGTGGCGACCTCGATCCGCCGCAGCCTTTGCTGGACAAGGTTCGCGAGCTGGGCTGCCCATTCTTCCTGCGCGGGCGGGATTTCGACCTGGCGATGACCGAGCAGCATTGGCAGTGGCGCGGCACCGATGCCAAGGGCAACCCGGTGGAGCTGCATGATCTGCCGCTGCTCGACCTGCCGATGGAAAACGCCGCGCTGGCGCTCCAGGCTTACTCGTTGTTGGGCTTGCCTTGGGACGCCGGCCAGAGTATCCAGGCGTTGCAGGCAACCCGCGTCGTCGGTCGTCTCGACCGCCGTTCGTTCGATTGGCAAGGCAAGCGCATCAACCTGCTGCTGGATGTCGGCCATAACCCCCATGCGGCCCAGTACCTGGCCGAGCGCCTGGCGCGACGGCCGGTGGCAGGCAAGCGTTTGGCGGTGTTCGGGCTGCTGTCGGACAAGGACTTGGATGGCGTTGTCGACGCGTTGAATGCTAGTGTCCAGCATTGGGCCGTGGCGCCGCTGGATTCACCGCGCTCGCGTCCGGCAGGCGAGTTGAAGGCAGCATTGCAGCGTCGTGGCGCTTCGGTTGATGCCTATGGCAGCGTGACTGACGCGTTGGAAGGGCAGTGCGCCCTGGCGACGGCCGCTGATGAGATCCTGCTGTTCGGATCATTTTTTTGCGTTGCCGAGGCCCTTCAATGGTTAGCCCGGCGCTCCACGGAGGAAGCTGCAGATGGCATTGCTGGATAA
- a CDS encoding SPOR domain-containing protein, translated as MALLDKAYKQRMVGALVLVALAVIFLPMLFSRQDEQRQVTVDAPSAPQAPSVPPVQVEPVAVPEPQALPQEPVPSDEELAEQSTEPSAPTASAPAAVAPAPSAPSKPVVAPTPVPATPAVKPPPSQPITPATKPDTTQSRVDANGLSVSWSVQLASLTSRESAEKLQKNLRSQGYNAYIRSADGKNRVFVGPLIERAEADRLRDLLNRQQNLKGFVVRFQPERG; from the coding sequence ATGGCATTGCTGGATAAAGCGTACAAGCAGCGCATGGTCGGGGCCTTGGTATTGGTGGCCTTGGCAGTGATTTTCCTGCCGATGCTGTTTTCCCGTCAGGACGAGCAGCGCCAGGTCACGGTTGATGCTCCGTCCGCGCCCCAGGCGCCATCCGTGCCGCCGGTACAGGTCGAACCGGTGGCGGTGCCCGAGCCGCAGGCGTTGCCTCAAGAGCCTGTTCCGAGCGACGAGGAACTGGCCGAGCAATCCACCGAGCCTTCCGCGCCGACTGCCTCCGCGCCCGCTGCCGTAGCGCCTGCTCCGTCGGCGCCGAGCAAGCCGGTCGTTGCGCCAACGCCTGTTCCGGCCACACCAGCGGTCAAGCCGCCGCCAAGCCAGCCGATCACCCCCGCTACCAAGCCGGACACCACGCAAAGTCGCGTCGATGCCAACGGCCTGTCGGTCAGTTGGTCAGTGCAACTGGCGAGCCTCACCAGCCGCGAAAGCGCTGAAAAACTGCAGAAAAACCTGCGCAGCCAAGGCTATAACGCCTATATCCGTTCCGCCGATGGCAAGAACCGGGTGTTTGTCGGCCCGCTGATCGAGCGTGCCGAAGCCGACCGCCTGCGTGACCTGCTCAATCGCCAGCAAAACCTCAAGGGTTTCGTGGTGCGTTTCCAGCCAGAGCGCGGTTGA
- a CDS encoding CvpA family protein, which yields MPFTWVDWAIVAIVAISALISLSRGFVKEALSLLTWIIAGVVAWMFGGSLSQYLAGYIETPSARVIAGCAILFIATLLVGAMINYLIGELIRVTGLSGTDRFLGMAFGAARGALLVVVAVGLLSLGPVQQDTWWQESRLVPQFLLVADWSKNLILGWSSQWLASGISVPAEIPFKEHLLPMAKTPQ from the coding sequence GTGCCATTTACCTGGGTTGACTGGGCGATCGTTGCGATCGTCGCCATCTCCGCATTGATCAGTCTGAGCCGCGGCTTCGTCAAGGAAGCCCTCTCGCTGCTGACTTGGATCATCGCGGGAGTCGTCGCCTGGATGTTTGGTGGCTCGCTGTCCCAGTACCTCGCCGGATACATCGAAACCCCATCGGCTCGCGTGATCGCGGGTTGTGCCATCTTGTTTATCGCCACCTTGCTGGTTGGCGCAATGATCAACTATCTGATCGGTGAACTGATTCGCGTCACCGGGCTTTCCGGGACCGACCGGTTCCTGGGCATGGCCTTCGGCGCGGCGCGTGGCGCGTTGCTGGTGGTCGTGGCCGTCGGGCTGCTGAGCCTGGGGCCGGTCCAACAGGATACGTGGTGGCAGGAGTCCCGGCTCGTGCCACAATTTCTATTGGTCGCAGACTGGTCCAAGAACCTGATCCTGGGTTGGAGCAGTCAGTGGCTTGCCAGCGGTATCAGCGTACCCGCTGAAATACCGTTCAAGGAACACCTCTTGCCGATGGCCAAAACGCCGCAGTGA